The window CGAGCGCTTCGGCAGCAAACTGAGAGTGCAGGTGCCACTTTTTGAGACGGACATTTACGGACTGGACCGCCTGAGGCGGGTCGGGAGGGGGCTGTATGGCGAATAAGGTCCGACTGACCCTGCTATCATTCTCCTGCTGCCATCCCAAGATGGCAGTTTATGACAAACAGTATGTCGACCGGATCAAAGAGGCGATCAAGAACACCGGCGTGGACGCGGAGATCGACCTGGTGACGGTGACCGAAGCCCAGATGTCACTGAGGTACCTGTTCATGGCGGAGATCCAGCCGATG of the Methanomassiliicoccales archaeon genome contains:
- a CDS encoding thioredoxin family protein; protein product: MANKVRLTLLSFSCCHPKMAVYDKQYVDRIKEAIKNTGVDAEIDLVTVTEAQMSLRYLFMAEIQPMFQKYGSAVAPALFVDEKLALFGGVPTLEKLEEVLRKAAHDRAPISIQ